A single window of Mycolicibacterium madagascariense DNA harbors:
- a CDS encoding LLM class F420-dependent oxidoreductase, which translates to MKFAITHPMHSHPYDAELASGPGVGAVAVAAEAAGFSGFGFTDHPAPTQRWLQSGGHDALDPFVAMGFAAARTTTLRLIPNVVVLPYRNPFVVAKAGATLDLLSGGRFTLAVGVGYLKREFAALGVDFEERGALFEEALRAILEVWTGDDVSFEGRHFTASGITAHPRPASRPHPPIWIGGNTAAARRRAVRYGDGWCPFPAPPQLAQTARTSALDSLTALGEAIDDLRRRCDDAERDPSTLDVTFTNVDGGSPADADFEADRYLAGVDRLARLGVTWVQVHVPGDGLARTLEAIQKFGEQVIG; encoded by the coding sequence GACGCCGAACTGGCCAGCGGGCCGGGGGTCGGCGCGGTGGCGGTTGCTGCGGAGGCGGCGGGATTTAGCGGCTTCGGTTTCACCGACCACCCCGCGCCGACGCAGCGCTGGCTGCAGTCGGGGGGCCACGACGCCCTCGATCCGTTCGTCGCGATGGGCTTCGCCGCCGCGCGCACGACCACTCTGCGGCTGATCCCGAACGTCGTCGTGCTGCCGTATCGCAACCCGTTCGTGGTCGCCAAGGCGGGCGCCACGCTCGACCTGCTCTCGGGGGGCCGGTTCACCCTCGCTGTCGGGGTCGGCTACCTCAAACGCGAATTCGCCGCGCTCGGAGTCGATTTCGAGGAGCGTGGTGCGCTGTTCGAGGAGGCGCTGCGGGCCATCCTCGAGGTGTGGACGGGCGACGACGTCTCGTTCGAGGGGCGGCACTTCACGGCGTCGGGCATCACCGCCCATCCGCGACCGGCGAGCAGGCCGCATCCGCCGATCTGGATCGGCGGCAACACCGCGGCGGCGCGGCGCCGGGCCGTCCGGTACGGCGACGGTTGGTGCCCGTTCCCCGCGCCGCCGCAGCTGGCGCAGACCGCACGGACCTCGGCGCTGGATTCGCTGACCGCCCTCGGCGAGGCCATAGACGACCTGAGGCGGCGCTGCGACGACGCGGAGCGCGATCCGTCGACACTCGACGTCACGTTCACCAACGTCGACGGCGGGTCGCCCGCGGACGCCGACTTCGAAGCCGACCGCTACCTCGCCGGCGTCGACCGGCTCGCTCGTCTCGGCGTGACCTGGGTTCAGGTGCACGTTCCCGGTGATGGGCTGGCACGGACGCTGGAGGCCATTCAGAAGTTCGGCGAGCAGGTGATCGGTTAG
- a CDS encoding DUF427 domain-containing protein — translation MSLVAGRGPLSADPAGWFSPPLPPDVVFVEPHPRRIQAIKDGHPVVDTEHALLVHRRGHALGYAFLADDVAGLPHDPVPEAPGYVRVPWDAVDAWFEEGRRLVHYPPNPYHRVDCRPTQRRLRVTVAGTVLVDTAETVAVFETSLPPRLYVDPALVLTDVLRRSDTVSYCNYKGDATYWSAVVDDDVHADVAWSYEDTPPESTPIQGLLSFDETRVDMVAHLPRPLR, via the coding sequence ATGAGTCTGGTCGCCGGTCGAGGCCCGCTCAGCGCCGACCCGGCCGGGTGGTTCTCCCCACCGCTGCCGCCCGACGTCGTCTTCGTCGAACCCCATCCGCGCCGCATCCAGGCGATCAAGGACGGCCACCCCGTCGTCGACACCGAACACGCACTGCTGGTGCACCGCCGCGGGCATGCGCTCGGCTACGCGTTCCTGGCCGACGACGTGGCCGGTCTGCCGCACGACCCGGTGCCCGAGGCGCCCGGCTACGTTCGGGTGCCGTGGGACGCCGTCGACGCGTGGTTCGAGGAGGGGCGCAGGCTCGTCCACTACCCGCCCAATCCGTATCACCGGGTGGACTGCCGCCCCACTCAGCGCAGGCTGCGCGTCACCGTCGCGGGCACCGTGCTGGTCGATACCGCCGAGACGGTCGCCGTCTTCGAGACGTCGCTGCCGCCGCGCCTCTACGTCGATCCCGCGCTGGTCCTCACCGACGTCCTGCGCAGATCCGACACCGTCAGCTATTGCAACTACAAGGGTGACGCCACCTACTGGTCGGCCGTGGTCGACGACGACGTGCACGCGGACGTCGCCTGGAGCTACGAGGACACCCCACCCGAGAGCACGCCGATCCAGGGCCTGCTGAGCTTCGACGAGACGCGGGTCGACATGGTCGCCCACCTGCCGCGCCCGCTGCGCTAA
- a CDS encoding DUF2631 domain-containing protein: MANTEVERHTGVDVEDVPSANWGWSKQNHRAIQIGGILAGFFMLAMLRGNQVGHVEDIYLVGFALTIWGIVFRDWWLRKRGWTR, from the coding sequence GTGGCGAACACCGAGGTCGAACGACACACCGGAGTCGACGTCGAGGACGTGCCGTCGGCGAATTGGGGCTGGTCCAAGCAGAACCACCGCGCCATCCAGATTGGCGGCATCCTGGCCGGCTTCTTCATGCTGGCGATGTTGCGGGGCAACCAGGTCGGGCACGTCGAGGACATCTACCTGGTCGGCTTCGCCCTGACCATCTGGGGCATCGTGTTCCGCGACTGGTGGTTGCGCAAGCGCGGCTGGACCCGTTAA
- a CDS encoding cryptochrome/photolyase family protein: protein MTSLLWFRRDLRLHDLPPLLDAAKDGQDVLACYVLDPRLRASAGPRRLQYLYDSLRELRDDLDGKLLVTEDRPEKRIPALVKEIGATSVHVSEDFTPFGTKRDAAVREALGDVPLEESGSPYLVSPGRVTKDDGTPYKVFTPFFNAWKQHGWRTPARTSAKTASWIDPSDVSGGVDIPKGDATLEHPAGEAAARKEWKKFVGSVVDDYSDDRNRPDHDGTSRMSAHLKFGAIHPRTMAADLGNGEGAQAYLRELAFRDFYATVLHAWPDSVWWNWNKDFDRIEVDEDAGAKKRFEAWKAGKTGYPIVDAGMRQLAETGYMHNRVRMITASFLVKDLHLPWQWGARWFLEQLTDGDMASNQHGWQWAAGCGTDAAPYFRVFNPTTQGKKFDPDGAYVNRWVPEFGGSDYPEPIVDHAAERTEALRRYEAVR, encoded by the coding sequence ATGACCTCGCTGTTGTGGTTCCGCCGGGACCTGCGCCTGCACGACCTGCCCCCGCTGCTCGACGCCGCCAAGGACGGCCAGGACGTGCTGGCCTGCTACGTCCTGGACCCGCGGTTGCGGGCGTCGGCCGGGCCCCGTCGACTGCAGTATCTCTACGACTCGCTGCGCGAACTTCGCGACGACCTCGATGGCAAACTCCTCGTCACCGAGGACCGGCCAGAGAAGCGAATCCCCGCTCTGGTCAAGGAGATTGGCGCGACGTCGGTGCACGTGTCCGAGGACTTCACCCCGTTCGGAACGAAGCGGGACGCCGCGGTGCGCGAGGCGCTGGGCGACGTTCCGCTCGAGGAGTCGGGCTCGCCGTACCTGGTGTCGCCCGGCCGCGTGACCAAAGACGACGGCACGCCGTACAAGGTGTTCACGCCGTTCTTCAACGCCTGGAAGCAGCACGGCTGGCGGACGCCCGCGCGCACCAGCGCCAAGACGGCCTCCTGGATCGACCCCTCCGACGTCTCGGGCGGGGTCGACATCCCCAAGGGCGACGCCACCCTCGAGCACCCGGCCGGTGAGGCGGCGGCGCGCAAGGAGTGGAAGAAGTTCGTCGGCTCGGTGGTCGACGACTACTCCGATGACCGCAACCGGCCCGACCACGATGGCACCAGCCGCATGTCCGCCCACCTCAAGTTCGGCGCGATACACCCGCGAACGATGGCCGCCGATCTCGGCAACGGCGAAGGGGCGCAGGCCTATCTGCGCGAGCTGGCCTTCCGCGACTTCTACGCGACCGTGCTGCACGCCTGGCCCGACAGCGTCTGGTGGAACTGGAACAAGGACTTCGACCGCATCGAGGTCGACGAGGACGCCGGCGCCAAGAAGCGCTTCGAAGCGTGGAAGGCGGGCAAGACGGGCTATCCCATCGTCGACGCCGGTATGCGCCAGCTCGCCGAGACCGGCTACATGCACAACCGGGTGCGGATGATCACGGCGTCGTTCCTCGTCAAGGATCTGCATCTGCCGTGGCAGTGGGGCGCCCGCTGGTTCCTGGAGCAGCTCACCGACGGCGACATGGCCAGCAACCAGCACGGCTGGCAGTGGGCAGCGGGCTGCGGCACCGACGCCGCGCCATACTTCCGGGTCTTCAACCCGACGACGCAGGGCAAGAAGTTCGACCCCGACGGCGCCTACGTCAACCGCTGGGTGCCCGAGTTCGGGGGCAGCGACTACCCCGAGCCGATCGTCGATCACGCTGCCGAACGCACCGAGGCGCTCCGCCGATACGAGGCCGTCCGCTAG
- the puuE gene encoding allantoinase PuuE, protein MTPITDDYPRDMVGYGAHPPHPQWPDGANIAVQFVLNYEEGGENNVLHGDESSETFLSEIIGAQPFPNRHMSMESLYEYGSRAGLWRVLRMFDQRELPLTIFGVASALARNPEALAAFQSRGDEIACHGLKWRSYQLVDVDTERADLAEAVRIMTELTGSAPLGWYTGRDSPQTRELVVEHGGFLYDSDSYADDLPYWTRVAGTDHLVVPYTLDTNDMKYVSASGFPSGSDFFAYLRDAFDVLYAEGVAGAPKMLSVGLHCRLVGRPARIAALGRFLDHLQSHDKVWVARRVDIARHWAEHFPPGA, encoded by the coding sequence ATGACGCCGATCACCGATGACTATCCGCGCGACATGGTGGGGTACGGGGCTCACCCGCCCCATCCGCAGTGGCCCGACGGCGCCAACATCGCGGTGCAGTTCGTCCTCAACTACGAGGAGGGCGGTGAGAACAACGTCCTCCACGGTGACGAGTCCTCCGAGACGTTCCTCTCGGAAATCATTGGCGCGCAGCCCTTCCCGAACCGACACATGAGCATGGAGTCGCTCTACGAGTACGGCTCGCGCGCCGGGCTGTGGCGCGTGCTGCGGATGTTCGATCAGCGCGAACTGCCGCTGACCATCTTCGGCGTGGCCAGCGCGCTGGCCCGCAACCCCGAAGCGCTCGCGGCGTTCCAGTCGCGCGGTGACGAGATCGCCTGCCACGGATTGAAGTGGCGCAGCTACCAGCTCGTCGACGTCGACACCGAGCGCGCCGACCTGGCCGAGGCGGTCCGCATCATGACCGAGCTGACCGGTTCGGCGCCGCTGGGTTGGTACACCGGCAGGGACTCGCCCCAGACGCGCGAACTCGTGGTCGAGCACGGCGGATTCCTGTACGACTCCGATTCCTATGCCGACGACCTGCCGTACTGGACCCGCGTCGCGGGCACCGATCACCTCGTCGTGCCGTACACGTTGGACACCAACGACATGAAGTACGTGTCGGCGAGTGGGTTTCCGAGCGGGTCGGACTTCTTCGCCTATCTACGGGATGCGTTCGACGTGCTGTATGCCGAAGGTGTTGCGGGAGCACCGAAGATGCTGTCGGTGGGGCTGCACTGTCGCCTGGTCGGCCGGCCTGCGCGGATCGCTGCGCTCGGGCGGTTCCTCGACCACTTGCAGTCCCACGACAAGGTGTGGGTCGCGAGGCGTGTCGACATCGCCCGGCATTGGGCGGAGCACTTCCCGCCGGGTGCGTGA
- a CDS encoding HNH endonuclease signature motif containing protein: MDGDGDRAVLVRYLAASDAVAALSLESFGVTELLGALGVLEVADRRRAALIHQILARLSREANPVALGGKSWKALLADRLKITAVDAQRRLDHARDLGPRVSLIGESQEPVLPLVAALVAQGAIGADHVVRIREFFAKVPSWVTVADREGCEASLALQAPGLTPEELKKVADKLLTYLDQDGPEPDDTDPAPPSGSLALGPQRSNGMSVLSGELDPEARAVWEAIYAKLAAPGMCNRDDPHPCVSGTPSQEQIEGDHRSLGRRQLDAMVAVGRMVLQSGTLGQHNGLPVTVIISTTLQDLEAAAGLPETPPPPATLFDGEPVAPGPAAEPEPDADPQAEPAAAASETEPEPAAEQEPVAAPQRDTEPAGAELGSDASSAPPPSEPKTPSAPTPEPAPTPTPAPRPATSRTAVTAGGTVLPMRDVIRMASHAYHYLTVFDRHTNEVLYCGRTKRIAPPAHRIVLYARDRGCTKPGCTVPAYGTQVHHVNGWAKHGGQTNVNEEVLACPPDNRLAEYGWTVTITPQGVQWIPPPELDTGQPRLNYYHHPERLLGRPGTGDPSSG; this comes from the coding sequence GTGGATGGGGACGGTGACCGCGCGGTGCTCGTGCGCTATCTCGCGGCTTCTGACGCCGTGGCCGCCTTGAGCCTGGAGTCCTTCGGCGTCACCGAACTGCTGGGGGCGTTGGGGGTATTGGAGGTCGCCGATCGGCGCCGCGCGGCGTTGATCCATCAGATCCTGGCCCGGTTGTCCCGCGAGGCCAACCCCGTCGCCTTGGGCGGGAAGTCCTGGAAGGCGCTGCTGGCGGATCGGCTGAAGATCACCGCTGTCGATGCGCAGCGCCGGCTCGATCACGCCCGTGATTTGGGGCCGCGGGTCTCCCTGATCGGTGAGTCCCAGGAGCCGGTGTTGCCGTTGGTGGCCGCCCTGGTCGCCCAGGGCGCGATCGGGGCCGATCACGTGGTCAGGATTCGGGAGTTCTTCGCCAAGGTGCCGTCCTGGGTGACGGTGGCCGACCGGGAGGGGTGTGAGGCGTCGCTGGCGTTGCAGGCCCCCGGGTTGACCCCGGAGGAGCTGAAGAAGGTCGCCGACAAGTTGTTGACCTACCTCGATCAGGACGGCCCCGAACCCGACGACACCGATCCCGCGCCGCCGAGCGGGTCCCTGGCGTTGGGGCCGCAACGCTCGAATGGGATGAGCGTGCTCAGCGGGGAACTCGATCCCGAAGCCCGGGCGGTGTGGGAGGCGATCTACGCCAAGTTGGCCGCCCCGGGGATGTGCAACCGCGACGATCCTCATCCGTGTGTGTCCGGGACCCCGAGCCAGGAACAGATCGAGGGGGATCATCGCTCGCTGGGGCGGCGTCAGCTCGATGCGATGGTCGCCGTGGGGCGGATGGTGCTGCAGTCGGGGACCCTGGGTCAGCACAACGGGTTGCCGGTCACGGTGATCATCAGCACCACCCTGCAGGACCTGGAAGCCGCGGCGGGGCTGCCCGAGACACCGCCGCCGCCGGCGACGCTGTTCGACGGAGAGCCTGTCGCCCCCGGGCCGGCCGCTGAGCCCGAGCCGGATGCCGACCCGCAGGCCGAGCCCGCTGCGGCCGCCTCGGAAACCGAGCCCGAGCCCGCAGCCGAGCAGGAACCGGTCGCCGCGCCGCAGAGGGACACTGAGCCCGCCGGGGCCGAGCTGGGGTCAGACGCCAGCAGCGCGCCCCCACCGTCCGAGCCCAAAACGCCAAGCGCACCAACCCCCGAGCCCGCGCCAACCCCCACCCCCGCACCGCGCCCCGCGACCTCCAGGACCGCGGTCACCGCCGGGGGCACCGTGCTGCCCATGCGCGACGTCATCCGCATGGCATCCCACGCCTACCACTACCTCACCGTCTTCGACCGCCACACCAACGAAGTCCTCTACTGCGGGCGCACCAAGCGCATCGCCCCACCGGCGCACCGCATCGTGCTCTACGCCCGCGACCGCGGTTGCACCAAACCCGGCTGCACCGTCCCGGCCTACGGCACCCAGGTCCACCACGTCAACGGCTGGGCCAAACACGGCGGCCAAACCAACGTCAACGAAGAAGTCCTGGCCTGCCCACCCGACAACCGCCTCGCCGAATACGGCTGGACGGTCACCATCACACCCCAAGGGGTGCAATGGATCCCACCCCCAGAACTCGACACCGGCCAACCCCGACTCAACTACTACCACCACCCCGAACGCCTCCTCGGCAGACCCGGGACGGGCGACCCGTCATCGGGCTGA
- a CDS encoding cytochrome c biogenesis protein DipZ, translated as MLTLIAIGFLGGLITGISPCILPVLPVIFFSGTQSVRGADGDGAVATEAPPTRAVALRPYLVIAGLVLSFSVVTLLGSALLSLLHLPQDAVRWVALVALVAIGLGLIFPRIESLLEKPFAKLPQRQFGSGNSGFGLGLALGVLYVPCAGPVLAAIVLAGATGTIGVSTVALTLSFAVGAAIPLLIFALAGRRVAERVASFRNRQRRIRVIAGVVTILLAVALVFDLPAVLQRAIPDYTAGLQQKVGGEEQLQKLNLGGLVNDQNAQLSNCSNGGKKLESCGTAPDLRGITAWLNTPGGAHIDLKSLRGKVVLIDFWAYSCINCQRAIPHVVGWYDAYRDKGLDVIGVHSPEYGFEKVASNVASGAADLGITYPIALDNSLSTWTNYRNRYWPAEYLIDATGTVRHVKFGEGDYDVTEDLIRQLLVQANKGVQLPPATDGKDTTPTSPTTPETYFSVGKVVNYGGQGVYDQGEATFALPPQLAADSFALKGRWALDYQGITAVDDGASIALNYHAHQVYLVVGGTGNVTVTHDGKTSVIPVSGPPNMHQIVANETSDAGHVDVSLSKGLQAFSFTYG; from the coding sequence ATGCTCACACTGATCGCCATCGGCTTCCTCGGCGGGCTGATCACCGGCATCTCGCCGTGCATCCTGCCGGTGCTGCCGGTCATCTTCTTCTCCGGGACGCAGAGCGTCCGAGGGGCCGACGGGGACGGGGCGGTCGCGACCGAGGCGCCCCCGACGCGGGCCGTGGCCCTACGCCCTTATCTGGTGATCGCGGGCTTGGTCCTGAGTTTCAGCGTGGTGACCCTGCTGGGTTCGGCGCTGCTGTCGCTGCTGCACCTGCCGCAGGACGCGGTCCGATGGGTGGCACTCGTCGCGCTGGTGGCGATCGGCCTCGGGCTGATCTTCCCCCGGATCGAGTCGCTGCTGGAGAAACCGTTCGCCAAGCTGCCGCAACGCCAATTCGGCAGCGGGAACAGCGGATTCGGGCTCGGTCTGGCCCTCGGTGTGCTCTACGTGCCGTGCGCGGGGCCGGTGCTGGCCGCGATCGTGCTCGCCGGAGCCACCGGCACCATCGGCGTCAGCACCGTCGCGCTGACGCTGTCGTTCGCGGTCGGGGCTGCGATCCCGCTGCTGATCTTCGCTCTCGCGGGGCGACGGGTGGCCGAACGCGTCGCCTCCTTCCGCAACCGTCAGCGACGCATTCGCGTGATCGCCGGGGTCGTGACGATCCTGCTGGCGGTCGCGCTCGTCTTCGACCTCCCCGCGGTGCTACAGCGAGCGATCCCCGACTACACCGCCGGTCTGCAGCAGAAGGTCGGCGGTGAGGAGCAGTTGCAGAAACTGAACCTCGGCGGATTGGTCAACGATCAGAACGCCCAGCTGTCGAACTGCTCGAACGGCGGCAAGAAGCTCGAGAGTTGCGGCACGGCGCCCGACCTCAGGGGCATCACCGCGTGGCTGAACACGCCCGGCGGCGCTCACATCGATCTGAAGTCGTTGCGTGGCAAGGTCGTTCTGATCGACTTCTGGGCGTATTCATGCATCAACTGCCAGCGCGCCATCCCCCACGTCGTCGGGTGGTACGACGCCTACCGGGACAAGGGCCTCGACGTCATCGGCGTGCACTCCCCGGAGTACGGGTTCGAGAAGGTCGCGTCGAACGTCGCCAGCGGGGCCGCCGACCTCGGCATCACCTATCCCATCGCGCTCGACAACAGCCTGTCGACGTGGACCAACTACCGCAACAGGTACTGGCCCGCCGAGTACCTCATCGACGCGACGGGCACCGTCCGCCACGTCAAGTTCGGCGAGGGCGACTACGACGTCACCGAAGACCTGATCCGCCAACTGCTCGTGCAGGCGAACAAGGGCGTCCAACTGCCGCCCGCCACCGATGGCAAGGACACCACGCCGACCTCCCCGACCACGCCCGAGACGTACTTCAGCGTCGGCAAGGTGGTCAACTACGGCGGCCAGGGGGTTTATGACCAGGGCGAGGCCACGTTTGCGTTGCCTCCTCAGCTCGCCGCCGACTCGTTCGCGCTGAAGGGCCGGTGGGCTCTGGACTACCAGGGCATCACGGCCGTGGACGACGGGGCCTCCATTGCGCTGAATTACCATGCGCACCAGGTCTATCTGGTGGTCGGAGGTACGGGAAACGTGACCGTCACCCATGACGGGAAGACGTCGGTGATTCCGGTGAGCGGGCCGCCCAACATGCATCAGATCGTCGCCAACGAGACGAGCGACGCCGGACACGTCGACGTGAGTCTGAGCAAGGGCCTGCAGGCGTTCTCGTTCACCTACGGCTGA
- a CDS encoding fasciclin domain-containing protein, protein MAAAGLLASAGIAQADPASGLVGNSCAAYAKEVPTGPGSVAGMAMDPVAVAASNNPMLKTLTSAVSGQLNPGVNLVDTLDSGDYTVFAPTDAAFAKIDPATLDQLKTDAPMLTNILTYHVVPGRLSPAQVVGTHKTVQGDDVTVTGMGANLKVANAGLVCGGVQTANATVYMIDTVLMPPAPPAM, encoded by the coding sequence ATGGCCGCTGCCGGACTGCTGGCGTCGGCCGGCATCGCCCAGGCCGATCCCGCCTCCGGACTCGTCGGCAACAGCTGCGCGGCGTACGCCAAGGAGGTTCCGACGGGACCGGGCTCGGTGGCGGGCATGGCCATGGATCCGGTGGCCGTCGCGGCCTCCAACAACCCGATGCTGAAGACGCTGACCTCGGCGGTCTCCGGTCAGCTGAACCCGGGCGTGAACCTGGTCGACACGCTGGACAGCGGTGACTACACCGTCTTCGCGCCGACCGACGCCGCGTTCGCCAAGATCGACCCCGCGACGCTGGACCAGCTCAAGACCGATGCACCGATGCTGACGAACATCCTGACCTACCACGTGGTTCCGGGACGACTGAGCCCTGCGCAGGTCGTCGGCACCCACAAGACGGTTCAGGGTGACGACGTCACCGTCACCGGCATGGGCGCCAACCTCAAGGTCGCCAACGCCGGCCTGGTGTGCGGTGGCGTGCAGACCGCGAATGCGACGGTCTACATGATCGACACCGTGCTCATGCCGCCCGCGCCGCCGGCCATGTAG
- a CDS encoding fasciclin domain-containing protein — translation MKSTHRALAAAGLTAVAVLGTSACSSDTASQTASGVSSSASSISSSVLSSSSSAPAMTGAADPAADLVGSGCAGYAQKVPEGPGSVTGMAQDPVATAASNNPLLTTLTSAVSGKLNPGVNLVDTLNGGQFTVLAPTDDAFAKIDSATLDKLKTDAPLLKGILTYHVIPGQLSPAQVVGTHKTVQGDDVTVTGSGEGLKFNQAGLVCGGVHTANATVYMIDTVLMPPAK, via the coding sequence ATGAAGTCGACTCATCGCGCGCTGGCCGCGGCAGGCCTCACCGCCGTTGCCGTCCTCGGAACCTCCGCTTGCTCGAGCGATACGGCGAGCCAGACCGCCAGTGGAGTGTCCAGCAGCGCCAGCAGCATCTCGTCGAGCGTGCTGAGCAGCTCGTCGAGCGCCCCGGCCATGACCGGCGCCGCCGACCCGGCCGCCGATCTCGTCGGCTCGGGATGCGCCGGCTACGCCCAGAAGGTGCCGGAGGGCCCCGGCTCGGTGACCGGGATGGCGCAAGATCCGGTCGCGACCGCAGCCTCCAACAACCCGCTCCTCACGACGCTGACGTCGGCCGTCTCCGGCAAGCTGAACCCGGGTGTCAACCTGGTCGACACCCTCAACGGCGGACAGTTCACCGTCCTGGCCCCCACCGATGACGCGTTCGCCAAGATCGACTCGGCCACGCTCGACAAGCTCAAGACCGATGCGCCGCTGCTCAAGGGAATCCTGACCTACCACGTGATCCCCGGCCAGCTCAGCCCGGCGCAGGTCGTCGGCACCCACAAGACCGTTCAGGGCGACGACGTGACGGTCACCGGTTCCGGCGAAGGTCTGAAGTTCAACCAGGCCGGTCTGGTCTGCGGCGGTGTCCACACCGCCAACGCCACGGTGTACATGATCGACACCGTCCTGATGCCTCCTGCCAAATAG
- the dxr gene encoding 1-deoxy-D-xylulose-5-phosphate reductoisomerase, whose translation MTSGGRERLRILVLGSTGSIGTQALDVIAANPDRFEVVGLAAGGGNPELLSKQRAQTGVANVAVASPEAADAIGDVTYVGADAATRLVEDVEADVVLNALVGALGLRPTLAALESGARLALANKESLIAGGPLVLKAAQPDQIVPVDSEHSALAQCLRGGSAAEVDRLVLTASGGPFRGWSAADLDAVTPQQAGAHPTWSMGPMNTLNSASLVNKGLELIETHLLFGIDYERIDVVVHPQSIVHSMVTFVDGSTIAQASPPDMRLPIALALGWPDRVPGAAAACDFTTASTWNFEPLDDEVFPAVALAREAGSRGGCLTAVYNAANEEAAAAFLAGRIRFPAIVRIVGEVLRAADQWAAEPVTVEDVLEAQDWARARAGTAVTQAAQEVVPTR comes from the coding sequence GTGACGTCGGGTGGCAGGGAGCGATTGCGGATACTCGTGCTGGGGAGCACCGGCTCGATCGGCACCCAGGCGCTGGACGTGATCGCCGCCAACCCCGACCGCTTCGAAGTCGTGGGCTTGGCCGCGGGTGGCGGAAATCCTGAGCTGTTGAGCAAGCAGCGGGCGCAGACCGGGGTCGCCAATGTCGCAGTGGCCTCGCCGGAGGCTGCCGACGCGATCGGCGACGTGACCTACGTCGGCGCCGACGCGGCCACCCGTCTCGTCGAGGACGTCGAGGCCGACGTCGTCCTCAATGCCTTGGTGGGAGCCTTGGGGCTGCGACCGACCCTGGCGGCCCTGGAATCCGGCGCACGTCTCGCGCTGGCGAACAAGGAGTCGTTGATCGCCGGCGGTCCGCTGGTGCTGAAGGCGGCCCAGCCCGATCAGATCGTGCCGGTCGACTCCGAGCACTCCGCGTTGGCGCAGTGTCTGCGCGGCGGCTCGGCCGCCGAGGTCGACCGGCTGGTGCTGACGGCGTCCGGCGGCCCGTTCCGCGGCTGGTCGGCCGCCGACCTCGACGCCGTCACCCCGCAGCAGGCGGGCGCGCACCCCACGTGGTCGATGGGTCCGATGAACACGCTGAACTCCGCATCGCTGGTGAACAAGGGGCTTGAGCTCATCGAGACCCACCTGCTGTTCGGCATCGACTACGAGCGGATCGACGTCGTCGTGCATCCGCAGTCGATCGTGCACTCGATGGTGACCTTCGTCGACGGCTCCACGATCGCTCAGGCCAGTCCGCCGGACATGCGGCTGCCCATCGCGCTGGCGCTCGGATGGCCGGATCGCGTACCGGGCGCCGCCGCGGCGTGCGACTTCACCACGGCCTCGACCTGGAATTTCGAGCCGCTCGACGACGAGGTGTTCCCGGCGGTGGCGCTGGCCCGGGAGGCGGGCAGCCGCGGCGGATGCCTCACCGCGGTATACAACGCAGCCAACGAGGAGGCCGCGGCGGCGTTCCTGGCGGGGCGGATCCGCTTCCCGGCGATCGTGCGGATCGTGGGTGAGGTGCTGCGCGCTGCCGACCAGTGGGCCGCCGAACCGGTTACCGTGGAAGACGTACTCGAGGCGCAGGACTGGGCGAGAGCCAGGGCTGGCACCGCCGTCACGCAGGCAGCACAGGAGGTCGTACCAACCCGATGA